In Gammaproteobacteria bacterium, one DNA window encodes the following:
- a CDS encoding ergothioneine biosynthesis protein EgtB yields the protein MTAPALRLGLLRDRLCEARNRTLELVAPLSDSDVTRQHDPLMSPIVWDLGHIAHFEEVWLLENIDGTGSGAEGLRGIYDAFRHPRATRDRLPLPDRATCLAYLADVRRAVLQRMDRIGPRADTPLLRGAYVFNMVLQHEYQHNETILQTLQLMEGEPYAGIGGKPYAGIGGKPYAGIGGKPYAGLGENRCGMGQVNEPRTGDMVHFPGGDVFVGTDDRSQAYDNERPRTRLRVEPFRIDRHPVDNAAFMDFIAAGGYRTDGHWSKAGLAWRARERAEAPLFWFRRDGVWWTRAMGSEVPVDPALPVCHVSWYEADAFARRAGKRLPTEAEWEVAASWDPVRERAVLYPWGDEPATPTHANLDAVRSGPARPGSHPGNVSPLGCYGMIGDVWEWTASRFLPYPGFQAFPYPEYSEVFFGDEYRVLRGGSWATRPGAIRNTFRNWDFPQRRQIFSGFRCASDAKS from the coding sequence ATGACGGCCCCCGCCCTCCGGCTTGGGCTGCTGCGCGATCGTCTGTGCGAAGCCCGTAACCGTACCCTCGAACTGGTTGCTCCGTTGAGCGACTCCGACGTGACGCGGCAGCACGATCCGCTCATGTCGCCCATCGTCTGGGATCTGGGCCACATCGCGCACTTCGAGGAGGTGTGGCTGCTCGAGAACATCGACGGCACCGGCTCCGGGGCCGAGGGGCTGCGCGGCATCTACGACGCGTTCCGCCATCCGCGCGCCACGCGCGACCGGCTGCCGCTCCCGGACCGGGCCACCTGCCTCGCCTACCTGGCCGACGTGCGCCGCGCGGTGCTCCAAAGGATGGACAGGATCGGCCCGCGCGCCGATACCCCGCTCCTCCGCGGGGCCTACGTCTTCAACATGGTGCTGCAGCACGAGTACCAGCACAACGAGACCATCCTGCAGACGCTGCAGTTGATGGAGGGGGAGCCGTATGCGGGAATCGGAGGAAAGCCGTATGCGGGAATCGGAGGAAAGCCGTATGCGGGAATCGGAGGAAAGCCGTATGCGGGACTGGGAGAGAATCGGTGTGGGATGGGGCAGGTGAATGAGCCGCGGACCGGCGACATGGTCCATTTCCCGGGCGGCGATGTCTTCGTCGGCACCGACGACCGGTCGCAGGCCTACGACAACGAGCGCCCGCGCACCCGCCTGCGGGTGGAACCCTTCCGCATCGACCGCCATCCCGTCGACAACGCCGCCTTCATGGACTTCATCGCGGCGGGCGGCTACCGGACCGACGGGCACTGGAGCAAGGCCGGGCTCGCGTGGCGCGCCCGGGAGCGTGCGGAAGCCCCTCTCTTCTGGTTCCGGCGGGACGGCGTGTGGTGGACCCGCGCGATGGGCAGCGAAGTGCCTGTCGACCCCGCACTTCCGGTCTGCCATGTCTCCTGGTACGAGGCCGACGCGTTCGCGCGCCGGGCCGGGAAGCGCCTGCCCACCGAAGCCGAGTGGGAGGTTGCCGCGAGCTGGGATCCGGTCCGCGAGCGCGCCGTTCTCTACCCCTGGGGCGATGAACCCGCCACGCCAACGCACGCCAACCTGGACGCCGTCCGCTCCGGACCGGCCCGGCCGGGGAGCCATCCCGGCAACGTCTCGCCGCTCGGCTGCTACGGAATGATCGGCGACGTATGGGAATGGACTGCGTCCCGCTTCCTTCCCTATCCGGGATTCCAGGCCTTCCCGTACCCGGAATACTCGGAGGTCTTCTTCGGGGACGAATACCGGGTGCTGCGCGGCGGGTCCTGGGCCACCCGCCCGGGTGCCATCCGGAACACCTTCCGCAACTGGGACTTCCCCCAGCGCCGGCAGATCTTCTCGGGGTTCAGGTGCGCGAGCGACGCGAAGAGCTAG
- a CDS encoding ATP-binding cassette domain-containing protein, translating into MTEGRPAAHSDEPALRAHEVVKRYGTTIALDRVSLDVAQGSCVALVGESGSGKTTLLRCFNAMVRPDAGSVDVGGRPVASFDPVALRRGIGYVQQEGGLLPHWSVLRNVALVPWLRAEEDAGERARAALDRVGLPPSRFGDRWPRDLSGGQRQRVAIARALAGSPEIILLDEPFGALDAITRSELRRSFHNLRAGMGVTSLLVTHDLHEAVELADEIAVMKGGALMQVGRPEELLSAPAHGYVEELLKRAGVG; encoded by the coding sequence GTGACCGAGGGACGTCCAGCCGCGCACTCCGACGAGCCAGCCCTGCGCGCTCACGAAGTCGTGAAACGCTATGGCACCACAATCGCGCTCGATCGGGTTTCGCTGGATGTGGCGCAGGGATCGTGCGTCGCGCTTGTGGGTGAGAGCGGTTCCGGGAAGACGACGCTGCTCCGCTGCTTCAACGCAATGGTCAGACCGGACGCGGGTTCCGTGGATGTCGGTGGTCGACCCGTCGCGTCCTTCGATCCGGTGGCTCTGCGCCGGGGCATCGGCTACGTGCAACAGGAGGGCGGGTTGTTGCCGCACTGGTCGGTGCTCCGCAATGTGGCGCTGGTCCCCTGGCTGCGAGCGGAAGAGGATGCCGGGGAACGGGCCCGCGCGGCGCTGGATCGGGTGGGGTTGCCCCCGTCGCGCTTCGGCGACCGCTGGCCCCGGGACCTCTCGGGAGGCCAGCGCCAGCGCGTGGCGATCGCGCGGGCGCTGGCGGGCAGCCCGGAGATCATCCTGCTGGACGAGCCCTTCGGCGCCCTGGACGCCATCACGCGCAGCGAACTGCGGCGGAGCTTCCACAACCTGCGCGCGGGGATGGGGGTAACGTCGCTCCTGGTCACCCACGACCTCCACGAAGCCGTGGAACTGGCGGATGAGATCGCGGTCATGAAGGGCGGCGCCCTCATGCAGGTGGGACGGCCGGAGGAATTGCTGAGCGCGCCGGCGCATGGCTACGTGGAAGAGCTGCTCAAGCGGGCGGGAGTCGGGTGA
- a CDS encoding ABC transporter permease subunit, with protein sequence MGRVMLLLVVVALLGGALATRPSPASHARQPPALAGNPTAFASKAAPVSQPALQTRAAQSSQDEGTPVIIASKPFAESYILAEIFAQLLEARGIAVDRRFGLGATEIAFGALREGAIDIYPEYTGTALAAILGEEMQADAEAVYRHVAGSFRERWDARWLAPLGFENTYAIAVRRETAEELGLATLSDLAREAGGLRAGFTPDFIGRSDGLPGLRAAYGFEAAEVLPLLQAVKYEALVESGVDVIDGYSTDGLIARYDLVVLEDDRSFFPPYEAAGLVNGDFWRRRPDAIAALSELSGLLDEERVREWNRRAESDGDPVAEIARDALAELGLVVPDAEEAVESDLAESAPARESEREAATAAESARSPVVGFASYMWQNRTDILGHARRHIVLVIISLAAAALLAIPAGLMLVRVAGGAEGVIRTIGLVQTIPSLALLAFMIPALGIGVVPAVFALFLYSLFPILRNTYTGVRDANPAAVDAARALGMTPAQLLRHVRLPLAAPVIMAGLRTAAVINVGTATIAAFIGAGGLGDPIVAGLALSDTRMILSGAIPAAALALLVDGALGLAEKRVAPGGVTVE encoded by the coding sequence ATGGGACGCGTGATGCTGCTGTTGGTCGTGGTCGCTCTACTCGGGGGAGCCCTGGCCACGCGGCCGAGCCCCGCATCACACGCCCGCCAGCCCCCGGCACTGGCCGGCAATCCCACGGCATTTGCCAGCAAGGCGGCGCCCGTCAGCCAGCCCGCGCTACAGACGCGGGCCGCCCAATCCTCCCAGGACGAGGGCACGCCCGTCATCATCGCCTCCAAGCCCTTCGCCGAGTCCTACATCCTGGCCGAGATCTTCGCTCAGCTCCTGGAGGCCCGCGGCATCGCCGTCGATCGGCGCTTCGGCCTCGGGGCTACTGAAATCGCCTTCGGAGCGCTGCGCGAGGGCGCCATCGACATCTATCCCGAGTACACGGGCACAGCCCTCGCGGCCATCCTCGGAGAGGAAATGCAGGCCGATGCCGAAGCCGTCTATCGTCATGTGGCGGGCTCCTTTCGCGAGCGATGGGACGCGCGCTGGCTCGCGCCGCTCGGATTCGAGAACACCTATGCCATCGCCGTGCGCCGCGAGACCGCGGAGGAATTGGGGCTCGCCACGCTGAGCGATCTGGCGCGCGAGGCCGGCGGGCTCCGCGCGGGCTTCACGCCGGACTTCATCGGGCGCTCCGATGGGCTTCCGGGACTCCGCGCCGCCTATGGCTTCGAGGCGGCCGAGGTCCTGCCGCTGCTGCAGGCGGTCAAGTACGAGGCGCTGGTCGAGTCCGGGGTCGACGTCATCGACGGGTACTCGACGGATGGGTTGATCGCGCGCTACGACCTCGTGGTCCTCGAGGACGACCGTAGTTTCTTCCCACCCTACGAGGCCGCCGGGCTCGTCAACGGGGATTTCTGGCGCCGGCGACCGGACGCGATCGCCGCGTTGAGCGAACTCTCCGGCCTGCTCGACGAGGAGCGCGTGCGCGAGTGGAACCGACGCGCCGAATCGGACGGTGACCCCGTGGCCGAAATCGCCCGTGATGCCCTGGCGGAGCTGGGGCTGGTGGTCCCGGATGCGGAAGAAGCCGTGGAATCGGACCTGGCGGAATCGGCCCCGGCTCGGGAGTCGGAGCGGGAAGCAGCCACGGCCGCCGAGTCCGCCCGGAGCCCGGTCGTCGGCTTCGCGTCATACATGTGGCAGAATCGCACCGACATCCTGGGCCATGCGCGCCGCCACATCGTGCTGGTGATCATCTCCCTCGCGGCCGCCGCGCTGCTCGCCATTCCCGCGGGGTTGATGCTCGTGCGGGTCGCGGGAGGGGCGGAAGGCGTAATCCGCACCATCGGCCTGGTACAGACCATCCCCAGCCTCGCCCTGCTCGCCTTCATGATCCCCGCGCTGGGGATCGGGGTCGTCCCGGCCGTGTTCGCCCTCTTCCTCTACTCCCTCTTCCCGATCTTGCGCAACACCTACACGGGCGTGCGCGACGCCAACCCGGCAGCGGTCGACGCTGCGCGCGCGCTGGGCATGACTCCCGCGCAACTGCTCAGGCACGTGCGCCTCCCGCTCGCGGCCCCGGTGATCATGGCCGGCCTCCGCACCGCGGCCGTGATCAACGTAGGCACCGCTACCATCGCCGCGTTCATCGGCGCCGGCGGACTCGGCGACCCCATCGTGGCCGGGCTGGCCCTCTCGGACACGCGCATGATCCTGTCGGGCGCAATCCCCGCCGCCGCGCTCGCCCTCCTGGTCGACGGGGCCCTCGGTCTGGCGGAGAAGCGGGTGGCGCCGGGAGGGGTGACGGTGGAGTGA
- a CDS encoding DUF222 domain-containing protein, with product MPATTRENDPWKREVIVDGSSSTSSADGASPSDEHDELHQLGERIADLAASINAAEGRMMALLANFDRRGGWKDDFGSCAEWLAWRTGIKIGPARERVRAARALEDLPRTAEALRRGRLSYAKVRAITRVATPESESKLLEFARTASAARLEQRVRMWKQLSREGELTAEQVRHRNRALSVFVDGDGMYVVRGRLEPEVGAVLRRALEAAGDALYRREERVGEEVRQDGRAESRMGTEASAREGARAWDAAPTPKQRRADAAGLVAERALAAGFGEDSEEGTDESGTRAERYQVVIHTEAATLAEEGEPGRSDLDGVRVAAETSRRMACDAAVVEMVHGKPEALHGKPEAVHGKTPTPGDVATRGPRAGGQVLSVGRKTRTVPPHIRRALEERDRGCRFPGCASRFTDAHHVRHWADGGETRLSNLLLLCRRHHRAVHEGRVRVCTDRAGLALFFTRKGRAMADAPEATGMIGSGARASLPAVASSPFSNGAARYRDSDVPWAIEAAAREAVEETL from the coding sequence ATGCCCGCAACGACCCGCGAAAACGACCCGTGGAAGCGCGAAGTGATTGTCGATGGAAGCAGTTCCACATCTTCCGCGGACGGGGCTTCGCCATCCGATGAGCACGATGAACTCCATCAGTTGGGTGAGCGCATCGCGGATCTTGCGGCGAGCATCAATGCCGCTGAAGGACGGATGATGGCGCTACTCGCCAACTTCGATCGCCGGGGCGGATGGAAGGACGACTTCGGGTCCTGTGCCGAGTGGCTTGCCTGGCGGACCGGCATCAAGATCGGGCCAGCGCGCGAGCGGGTTCGAGCTGCGCGGGCGTTGGAGGACCTTCCTCGTACCGCGGAAGCGCTCAGAAGGGGCCGGCTATCGTATGCCAAGGTGCGCGCGATCACGCGCGTGGCAACGCCGGAGAGCGAATCGAAGCTGCTCGAGTTCGCGAGGACGGCATCGGCGGCGAGGCTTGAACAGAGGGTGCGGATGTGGAAACAGCTGTCGCGCGAGGGGGAATTGACGGCCGAGCAGGTGCGGCACCGCAACCGGGCTCTCTCGGTCTTCGTGGACGGAGACGGGATGTATGTCGTCAGGGGCCGGCTCGAGCCGGAGGTCGGGGCGGTCCTGAGGCGGGCTCTGGAAGCCGCGGGAGACGCGCTTTATCGGCGGGAGGAGCGTGTCGGGGAGGAAGTGCGGCAGGACGGACGCGCTGAGAGTCGGATGGGCACCGAGGCTTCAGCGCGCGAGGGAGCAAGGGCTTGGGATGCGGCTCCCACGCCAAAGCAGCGCCGGGCGGATGCCGCCGGGCTCGTGGCCGAGCGGGCGCTGGCGGCGGGGTTTGGTGAAGACTCCGAAGAGGGTACGGATGAATCGGGTACGCGCGCGGAGCGGTATCAGGTCGTGATCCATACCGAAGCGGCGACGCTGGCCGAAGAGGGCGAGCCCGGCCGTTCGGACCTCGACGGCGTGCGCGTTGCCGCGGAAACTTCGAGGCGCATGGCGTGCGATGCAGCGGTCGTCGAGATGGTGCACGGCAAGCCTGAAGCGCTGCATGGCAAGCCTGAAGCGGTGCATGGGAAGACGCCGACGCCGGGTGACGTGGCAACCCGCGGACCGCGCGCAGGAGGACAGGTGCTCAGCGTCGGCCGAAAGACGCGCACGGTTCCGCCCCATATCCGCCGTGCCCTCGAAGAGCGTGACCGCGGCTGCCGCTTTCCGGGGTGCGCCAGCCGCTTCACCGACGCGCATCACGTCAGGCACTGGGCTGATGGAGGCGAGACCAGGCTGAGCAATCTTCTGCTCCTTTGCCGGCGCCATCACAGGGCCGTCCACGAGGGGCGGGTGAGGGTATGCACGGACCGCGCCGGGCTGGCGCTGTTCTTCACGCGCAAAGGGCGAGCGATGGCGGATGCCCCGGAAGCGACCGGGATGATCGGGTCGGGCGCTCGAGCGAGCCTCCCGGCGGTTGCCTCGAGTCCGTTCTCCAACGGAGCCGCTCGGTATCGAGACTCCGATGTTCCCTGGGCGATCGAGGCCGCGGCGCGGGAGGCCGTGGAGGAGACGCTATAG
- a CDS encoding VOC family protein: MKNPPEGWPRITPAVFYDDAAAAIDWLTSVFGFTVRVRVENDEEQIVHSQLAMNGGLIMVGQAGLTPGRTYPRSPQAAGGANTQALCVFVDDADAHCAHAREAGAAITTEPATQDYGEGYWTERTYEARDPEGHHWWFLQRL; this comes from the coding sequence ATGAAGAATCCCCCGGAAGGCTGGCCGAGAATCACGCCCGCCGTCTTCTACGATGACGCCGCAGCCGCGATCGACTGGCTGACCAGCGTCTTCGGATTCACCGTTCGCGTCCGAGTCGAGAACGACGAGGAGCAGATCGTCCACTCGCAGCTTGCGATGAACGGCGGCCTCATCATGGTCGGGCAGGCGGGCCTGACGCCGGGCCGCACCTACCCCCGATCTCCACAGGCCGCGGGCGGCGCCAACACCCAGGCGCTGTGCGTGTTCGTAGACGATGCCGACGCCCACTGCGCGCATGCCCGTGAAGCCGGAGCCGCCATCACGACCGAGCCCGCGACCCAGGACTACGGCGAGGGCTACTGGACGGAACGCACCTACGAAGCCCGTGACCCCGAGGGGCATCACTGGTGGTTCCTGCAGCGCCTGTGA
- a CDS encoding MFS transporter, with the protein MARIAGRTRIATPRAWSTLILLAVAELMGMSLWFTASALSPELAAQWGLSEAQAGWLTTVVQLGFVAGTAVAAFLNLADIFPAARYFCVSALLGATVNALVLVAPGYESALALRFLTGFFLAGVYPPAMKMIATWFRDARGFAIGTIVGALTVGKAVPYLLTSVEGGGAALVLAGASLACAASGLLVLATYRDGPHGFERRPFSWRLAGVVVRHRETRLAIAGYLGHMWELYPMWATIALFFGDYFAGVGGLAAAGGGFPGVGDLTSTGAGDLTGAAAGAVSAAGLAGVAGFGAIAIGGVGAVLAGTWADRLGRERVTIWSMAVSGACAAVMGWLLAAPLWLVAVVAGVWGFAVVADSAQFSAVVTEVAPRHAVGTALTLQTSLGFLLTAATIWMTVELEIRFGWRVAFGVLALGPWAGIVAMRRLQRLRADSTRR; encoded by the coding sequence ATGGCCCGAATCGCCGGCCGCACGCGCATCGCCACGCCGCGCGCCTGGAGCACCCTCATTCTGCTGGCGGTGGCTGAACTTATGGGGATGTCGCTCTGGTTCACCGCCAGTGCGCTGTCGCCGGAGCTGGCAGCGCAGTGGGGGCTGAGCGAGGCTCAGGCGGGGTGGCTGACCACGGTCGTGCAACTGGGGTTCGTCGCCGGGACGGCGGTCGCGGCGTTCCTCAACCTCGCGGACATCTTTCCGGCGGCCCGCTACTTCTGTGTCTCGGCCCTGCTGGGTGCGACCGTGAACGCGCTGGTGCTCGTCGCGCCGGGGTATGAGTCGGCGCTGGCTCTGCGGTTCCTCACAGGCTTCTTCCTGGCGGGGGTCTATCCGCCGGCGATGAAGATGATCGCGACCTGGTTCCGGGACGCGCGCGGTTTCGCCATCGGCACGATCGTAGGGGCGCTGACGGTGGGGAAGGCGGTCCCGTACCTGCTGACTTCGGTCGAGGGCGGGGGTGCGGCACTGGTGCTCGCGGGCGCGTCGCTGGCCTGCGCGGCAAGCGGACTGCTGGTGCTGGCGACGTATCGCGATGGGCCCCACGGTTTCGAACGCCGCCCCTTCTCGTGGCGGCTGGCGGGGGTGGTGGTCCGTCACCGCGAGACCCGGCTCGCCATCGCGGGCTACCTGGGGCACATGTGGGAACTCTACCCGATGTGGGCCACGATCGCGCTCTTCTTCGGCGACTACTTCGCCGGTGTTGGGGGGCTTGCCGCGGCTGGCGGAGGTTTCCCCGGCGTGGGCGATCTCACCAGTACGGGCGCGGGCGATCTCACCGGCGCGGCCGCGGGCGCAGTCTCCGCCGCGGGGTTGGCGGGGGTGGCGGGGTTCGGCGCGATCGCCATCGGCGGGGTGGGGGCGGTGCTGGCGGGCACCTGGGCCGACCGCCTGGGCCGCGAGCGCGTAACCATCTGGTCGATGGCGGTGAGCGGGGCCTGCGCGGCCGTGATGGGCTGGCTCCTCGCCGCTCCACTCTGGCTGGTCGCGGTGGTCGCGGGGGTGTGGGGGTTCGCCGTGGTCGCGGACAGCGCACAGTTCAGCGCGGTGGTCACCGAGGTGGCGCCCCGGCACGCGGTCGGCACCGCCCTGACCCTCCAGACTTCACTCGGCTTCCTGCTCACCGCCGCCACCATCTGGATGACGGTCGAACTCGAGATCCGCTTCGGCTGGCGCGTCGCCTTCGGAGTCTTGGCGCTGGGACCGTGGGCAGGTATCGTGGCGATGCGCCGGCTGCAACGGCTGCGCGCTGACTCGACGCGACGTTGA
- a CDS encoding VOC family protein, protein MRIQLALNVRDIDEAVDYYGKLFGASPHKRRPGYANFALDEPPLKLVLFENTDAPERINHLGVEVFDAARVQEAGSRLAAADILAETEEQAVCCHAEQTKVWSDEPQGLRWEWYVITDDAPDVGEAPACCDGKVAEAATLTAAAPAEPATEACCAGSAEVSAPACCDA, encoded by the coding sequence ATGCGAATCCAACTCGCCCTCAACGTGCGCGACATCGACGAAGCCGTCGACTACTACGGCAAGCTCTTCGGCGCCTCGCCCCACAAGCGCCGCCCCGGATACGCCAACTTCGCCCTCGATGAGCCGCCGCTGAAACTTGTCCTGTTCGAGAACACCGACGCGCCGGAGCGCATCAACCACCTCGGCGTAGAAGTATTCGACGCCGCTCGTGTGCAGGAGGCGGGTTCCCGACTGGCAGCGGCCGACATTCTCGCCGAGACCGAGGAACAGGCCGTCTGCTGTCACGCCGAGCAGACCAAGGTCTGGTCCGATGAACCCCAGGGACTGCGCTGGGAGTGGTACGTGATCACCGACGATGCTCCAGACGTCGGTGAGGCCCCGGCCTGCTGCGATGGCAAGGTGGCGGAAGCAGCCACTCTCACCGCTGCCGCGCCTGCCGAACCCGCGACAGAAGCTTGCTGTGCCGGCTCGGCCGAAGTCTCCGCGCCGGCATGTTGTGACGCCTGA
- a CDS encoding sigma-70 family RNA polymerase sigma factor, with product MNRGPSTAGDADEGLRWSEFQSRLRGYVAGRVDPVWTDDVTSDILLRLLENKERLEQARNPLAWAYRVAANSITDHYRRRAVESRALVQAHAEAASSAPTASLAPTTAEEESKAERRRVEACLMPFILDLSPKQAEALLLTSFQGLSQTEAARRLGLSVSGMKSRVQRARAELKRRLLACCEFEMDRRGRVMGMLPRTASSPPTASASAAPPAETA from the coding sequence ATGAACCGAGGTCCGAGCACGGCAGGCGATGCCGATGAGGGACTGCGCTGGTCCGAGTTCCAGAGTCGGCTGCGTGGCTACGTGGCCGGCCGCGTCGACCCCGTCTGGACCGACGATGTCACGAGCGACATCCTGCTGCGGCTGCTCGAGAACAAGGAGCGTCTGGAACAGGCCCGCAACCCGCTCGCCTGGGCGTATCGGGTCGCCGCCAATTCCATCACGGATCACTACCGGCGACGCGCCGTCGAGTCGCGGGCCCTGGTACAGGCCCATGCCGAAGCCGCATCCTCGGCTCCGACCGCATCCTTGGCTCCGACCACGGCGGAGGAGGAGTCGAAAGCGGAGCGGCGACGAGTCGAGGCGTGCCTGATGCCATTCATCCTCGATCTGTCGCCGAAACAGGCTGAAGCCCTCCTCCTCACCTCGTTCCAGGGCCTCAGCCAGACAGAGGCGGCGCGCCGTCTCGGACTCAGCGTCTCGGGCATGAAATCGCGTGTCCAGCGGGCGCGCGCAGAACTGAAGCGGCGGCTGCTCGCCTGCTGTGAGTTCGAGATGGACCGCCGAGGCCGGGTGATGGGGATGCTGCCGCGAACCGCGTCGTCCCCCCCTACCGCATCAGCCTCAGCGGCCCCTCCGGCGGAAACAGCGTAA
- a CDS encoding S9 family peptidase, with the protein MYGLRVIRAQESAHRVAALALFLIAFSLGSSAVAAQQTAFGVDDAINLTRVSDPRMSPDGERVLFSRSELDWDENERITSLWIVNADGTDARRFTGEDGDSGARWSPDGRWVAFLRSAGDGGDRTRQVFIIRTDGGEARALTEHPTSVRSFQWGDANSIFYLANDSLPDEEEERREDGYDAIFVDEAPNGQTRGEWSSIWTIALDSEDEDDAEARRLTTGNLRIGQFAVAPAADRVAYTYRSENRRNDGNLSEIALLDVATGEARDLTDNEAPESSLAWSPDGTRLAFGAPDLETWELDQGNLYVMDVESGDVRQMAADMMIDIRGTPEWHPSGDAFYFAGLDRTVANLYRLSVDSGELEAVSSGDGILSSPSFSADFTRYAFTHNTPTSAGDIFAAGTDGSAPTRLTEANPWMAERQLAEPEVVQWTSRDGLPIEGILYRSLNPEAQSLVLEIHGGPAGVFTRGFDADAQILAAAGYSIIQPNVRGSSGYGDELLRGNMNDIGGGDYDDVMTGVDYALEAGVAHADSLAVKGWSYGGILGGWTITQTDRFKAASLGAMVSDWQSEFGTGFHFDVLRWYLGGDPWSNRNHWLERSAYSHLDQVTTPTILFHGERDQTDTMAQSMNFFAGLTHLGVESRFILFPREGHGISEPRHHRTRLVEELRWLELYVRGNPDWEAPERPEEEGKPRPVTDD; encoded by the coding sequence ATGTACGGTCTACGGGTCATTCGGGCTCAGGAAAGCGCGCATCGGGTCGCCGCTCTCGCGCTCTTCCTCATCGCTTTCTCCCTCGGCAGCTCAGCGGTCGCCGCGCAGCAGACGGCCTTCGGCGTCGACGACGCCATCAACCTCACGCGCGTATCGGATCCGCGCATGTCCCCGGACGGGGAGCGGGTGCTGTTCTCGCGCTCCGAGCTGGACTGGGACGAGAACGAGCGCATCACCTCGCTCTGGATCGTAAACGCGGACGGCACCGATGCCCGCCGCTTCACCGGGGAGGACGGCGACTCCGGCGCGCGCTGGTCGCCGGACGGGCGCTGGGTGGCGTTCCTGCGCTCCGCCGGGGACGGCGGGGACCGCACGCGGCAGGTCTTCATCATCCGCACGGACGGCGGGGAGGCGCGGGCGCTTACCGAGCATCCCACCTCGGTGCGCTCCTTCCAGTGGGGGGACGCCAACTCGATCTTCTACCTCGCCAACGACTCGCTTCCCGACGAGGAGGAGGAGCGGCGCGAGGACGGCTACGACGCCATCTTCGTCGACGAGGCCCCCAACGGGCAGACGCGCGGCGAGTGGTCGAGCATCTGGACGATCGCCCTGGACTCCGAGGATGAGGACGACGCCGAGGCGCGGCGGCTCACCACCGGCAACCTGCGCATCGGCCAGTTCGCGGTGGCGCCCGCGGCGGATCGCGTCGCCTACACCTACCGCAGCGAGAACCGGCGCAACGACGGCAATCTCTCCGAGATCGCGCTGCTGGACGTGGCCACGGGCGAGGCCCGCGACCTGACCGACAACGAGGCGCCCGAGAGTTCGCTGGCGTGGTCTCCCGACGGCACACGGCTGGCCTTCGGCGCTCCGGATCTCGAGACCTGGGAGCTCGACCAGGGCAACCTGTACGTCATGGACGTCGAGAGCGGCGACGTGCGCCAGATGGCGGCCGACATGATGATCGACATCCGCGGCACGCCCGAGTGGCATCCATCCGGCGACGCCTTCTACTTCGCGGGGCTCGACCGGACGGTCGCCAACCTCTACCGGCTGAGCGTGGACTCGGGCGAACTGGAGGCGGTCTCGTCGGGCGACGGCATCCTGTCCTCGCCCAGCTTCTCGGCTGACTTCACGCGCTACGCCTTCACGCACAACACGCCCACCTCTGCGGGCGACATCTTCGCCGCCGGCACCGACGGAAGCGCCCCGACCCGCCTCACCGAAGCCAATCCATGGATGGCGGAGAGGCAGCTGGCGGAGCCCGAGGTCGTCCAGTGGACGAGCCGCGACGGGCTCCCCATCGAGGGCATCCTCTACCGCAGCCTCAATCCCGAGGCCCAGTCGCTGGTGCTCGAGATCCACGGGGGCCCGGCGGGCGTCTTCACCCGCGGCTTCGACGCCGACGCGCAGATCCTGGCCGCGGCGGGATACTCGATCATCCAGCCCAACGTGCGCGGCTCGTCCGGCTACGGCGACGAGCTGCTGCGCGGCAACATGAACGACATCGGCGGCGGCGACTACGACGACGTCATGACCGGGGTCGACTACGCGCTTGAGGCCGGTGTCGCCCACGCCGATTCGCTGGCGGTGAAGGGGTGGAGCTACGGCGGCATCCTGGGCGGCTGGACCATCACGCAGACCGACCGCTTCAAGGCAGCGAGCCTGGGCGCGATGGTGTCGGACTGGCAAAGCGAGTTCGGCACCGGCTTCCATTTCGACGTTCTGCGCTGGTACCTGGGCGGCGATCCGTGGTCGAACCGGAACCACTGGCTCGAGCGCTCGGCCTACTCCCACCTCGACCAGGTGACCACCCCGACCATCCTCTTCCACGGCGAGCGGGACCAGACGGACACCATGGCGCAGTCGATGAACTTCTTCGCGGGGCTGACGCACCTGGGCGTCGAGAGCCGCTTCATCCTCTTTCCGCGCGAGGGCCACGGCATCTCCGAGCCCCGGCACCACCGCACACGCCTGGTGGAGGAATTGCGCTGGCTCGAGTTGTATGTGCGCGGCAACCCGGACTGGGAAGCGCCGGAGCGACCCGAGGAAGAAGGGAAGCCACGTCCCGTGACCGATGATTGA